From one Botrytis cinerea B05.10 chromosome 7, complete sequence genomic stretch:
- the BcCHSVII gene encoding BcCHSVII produces MVQYDTSPWPVRDIVYTAIMGSVMLAAFLEWFLWLAAFMYCLFKVFQKAEHWSVRVLSIIVAIIFFLLRAIYLPIMVVTLPLPEGVTQYFPKEMVSFLQWFGFWSFAALLTIPWLFCVYQIVTNSLGRKKRIKQVLDEHSAPKVVIVMPCYKEEPDILVTAIDSIVDCDYPPSCIHVFLSFDGDQEDELYLKTIEALGVPLSLDSYPKSIDVTYRTARITVSRFPHGGKRHCQKATFKLIDKVYTEYLKRNDNLFILFIDSDCILDRVCLQNFMYDMELSPGNTRDMLAMTGVITSTTKKHSLITLLQDMEYIHGQLFERTVESGCGSVTCLPGALTMLRFSAFRRMAKYYFADKAEQCDDLFDYGKCHLGEDRWLTHLFMIGAKKRFQIQMCTSAFCKTEAVQTYQSLIKQRRRWFLGFITNEVCMLTDIRIWKRYPILAVVRFMQNTIRTTALLFFIMVLSIVTTTKKVQDLPVGFIGISLGLNWLMMIYFGAKLRRFKIWLYPLMFIINPFFNWYYMVYGIFTCGQRTWGGPRADAGAADSTTSPQQVIEAAEEAGDELNVIPETFKPAAEARNNQVVRRPTLPLLPPTRLEGRFAAAERLPGGWYEHVNDSLTSVAVGRVAPSGRNPTGSRESIDSYVSGFTGTNSVYMPRRVESIMGEEDRKKYEIAQANQKAPAGAYYNQGYVYEIPDGPEAKGSFQDSVESLASMDGTTSNSLAVPQASSYRNGRSPLGRLSLIRSNSRDDPIEMDDQRSDRDHHSDSSNSPEPKPKR; encoded by the exons ATGGTTCAATACGATACTTCACCATGGCCGGTGAGAGAT ATCGTCTATACCGCTATAATGGGTTCAGTCATGCTTGCCGCATTTCTCGAGTGGTTTCTCTGGCTGGCGGCGTTCATGTATTGTCTATTCAAAGTTTTCCAAAAGGCTGAGCACTGGTCCGTCCGGGTTTTGTCAATAATAGTGGcgattattttctttctcttgag AGCAATTTACCTGCCCATTATGGTTGTCACACTCCCTTTACCAGAAGGAGTCACTCAATACTTCCCCAAAGAAATGGTCAGCTTTCTTCAATGGTTCGGATTTTGGTCATTCGCGGCTCTTCTTACGATTCCATGGCTCTTTTGCGTCTACCAAATTGTAACAAATTCCTTGGGACGAAAAAAGCGTATAAAGCAAGTGTTGGATGAGCACTCAGCACCAAAGGTTGTGATTGTCATGCCATGTTACAAGGAAGAACCAGATATTTTGGTGACGGCTATCGATTCAATTGTGGATTGCGATTACCCTCCTTCTTGTATTCAcgtctttctttccttcgaTGGCGATCAAGAGGATGAATTATACCTTAAGACGATTGAAGCACTAGGAGTTCCGTTGTCTCTAGATTCCTACCCAAAGAGTATCGACGTCACCTACCGAACTGCCCGGATTACAGTCTCTCGATTTCCACACGGCGGAAAACGACATTGTCAGAAAGCCACATTCAAGTTGATCGACAAAGTTTATACCGAATACCTGAAGCGCAATGACAATCTgttcattctttttatcGACTCCGATTGTATTTTGGATCGTGTTTGTCTCCAGAACTTCATGTACGATATGGAGCTGAGCCCGGGGAACACCAGAGACATGCTGGCAATGACAGGTGTGATTACTTCGACTACAAAGAAACACAGTCTTATTACTCTGCTCCAAGATATGGAATATATTCACGGCCAACTCTTTGAGCGAACGGTCGAGTCAGGTTGTGGTTCCGTCACGTGCTTGCCGGGAGCTTTAACGATGCTACGATTTTCTGCCTTTCGCCGTATGGCCAAGTACTATTTTGCTGACAAGGCTGAGCAATGCGATGATCTTTTCGATTACGGTAAATGCCATTTGGGAGAGGATCGATGGCTCACCCATCTTTTCATGATTGGAGCAAAGAAGAGGTTTCAGATTCAAATGTGTACCTCTGCTTTCTGCAAGACCGAAGCTGTTCAAACTTACCAATCTCTGATTAAGCAGCGTCGTCGTTGGTTCCTGGGATTTATCACCAATGAAGTTTGTATGTTGACTGACATCAGAATCTGGAAGAGATATCCAATCCTGGCCGTCGTGCGATTTATGCAGAACACGATCCGAACAACAGCTCTACTATTCTTCATTATGGTACTTTCAATCGTCACAACTACTAAGAAAGTTCAAGATCTCCCAGTTGGATTTATTGGTATATCACTCGGCCTCAATTGGCTGATGATGATCTACTTTGGTGCTAAACTCCGTCGTTTCAAGATTTGGCTCTACCCATTGATgttcatcatcaatccttTTTTCAACTGGTATTACATGGTTTATGGCATCTTCACTTGCGGACAACGAACTTGGGGTGGACCTCGAGCAGATGCTGGAGCTGCCGATTCGACCACAAGTCCACAACAAGTTATCGAAGCAGCAGAGGAGGCTGGAGATGAGCTTAATGTTATTCCAGAAACATTCAAACCCGCTGCCGAAGCTCGAAACAACCAAGTCGTTCGCCGCCCAACGCTTCCTTTATTGCCTCCGACTCGTCTCGAAGGTCGTTTCGCAGCTGCGGAGAGACTCCCAGGTGGATGGTATGAGCATGTCAATGACTCTCTTACTAGCGTTGCTGTCGGACGCGTTGCACCTTCTGGGCGAAACCCCACGGGATCTAGAGAATCTATCGATAGTTACGTGTCAGGGTTTACCGGTACAAATTCAGTGTATATGCCAAGACGAGTGGAGAGTATTATGGGAGAAGAGGATAGAAAGAAGTACGAGATTGCTCAAGCCAATCAAAAGGCACCAGCTGGAGCATACTACAACCAG GGATACGTTTATGAAATTCCTGATGGACCTGAGGCCAAGGGTAGCTTCCAAGATTCAGTGGAATCTTTGGCGTCCATGGATGGAACGACATCAAATTCTTTGGCAGTTCCTCAAGCATCTTCGTACCGAAATGGACGAAGTCCTCTGGGTCGTTTGTCTTTGATTCGTTCCAATTCGAGGGATGACCCAATTGAGATGGACGACCAACGATCGGATAGAGATCACCATTCTGACAGTTCAAACTCTCCCGAACCGAAACCAAAACGTTGA